In Tenacibaculum pacificus, a single window of DNA contains:
- a CDS encoding thioredoxin family protein, translated as MKKIIENSLEKSISYPAYRTLVKNLLDEGKSTGPNQSEDLLNYSLLNDKRMKRLDKTIKVSEETVAKLKEVKEPQTWLVLTEGWCGDAAQNLPVINKIAEENDNIQLKVVLRDENLPLMDAFLTNGGRSIPKLIALDKNNEVINTWGPRPATATKMVVDYKATHGSLDADFKKDLQIWYNKNKGINVQENIVALLK; from the coding sequence ATGAAAAAAATTATAGAAAATAGTTTAGAAAAATCAATTTCATATCCAGCATATAGAACGCTTGTAAAAAATTTGTTAGATGAAGGGAAATCAACAGGACCTAATCAATCAGAAGATTTATTAAATTATAGTTTGTTAAATGATAAACGCATGAAGCGTTTAGATAAAACAATAAAAGTTTCAGAAGAAACAGTTGCAAAACTAAAAGAAGTAAAAGAGCCTCAAACTTGGTTGGTATTAACTGAAGGTTGGTGTGGTGATGCTGCTCAGAATTTACCTGTTATTAATAAAATAGCCGAAGAAAATGATAATATTCAATTAAAAGTAGTTTTAAGAGATGAAAATTTACCATTAATGGATGCTTTTTTAACAAATGGTGGACGTTCTATTCCTAAATTAATTGCTTTAGATAAAAATAATGAAGTAATTAATACTTGGGGTCCAAGACCTGCTACTGCTACTAAAATGGTTGTTGATTATAAAGCAACACACGGAAGTTTAGATGCTGATTTTAAAAAAGATTTACAAATTTGGTATAATAAAAATAAGGGAATCAATGTTCAAGAAAATATTGTTGCCTTGTTAAAATAA